The following coding sequences lie in one Methanocaldococcus sp. genomic window:
- a CDS encoding deoxyuridine 5'-triphosphate nucleotidohydrolase: MIIGPNTSKNFFKDLKDEQIQQCGIDLKVWKIFKIDGEGVIDFSNEKRKLPKYIEIFNSEKDEFIKLESGVYIVKIADYIKIPNNVAGFTFPRSSLLRMGATIYSAVHDPGYEGKPEYLLQVFNPITIHKFARIAQIVFLECKDVSSVYNGIYKGK, from the coding sequence ATGATTATTGGTCCTAATACATCAAAAAATTTTTTTAAAGATTTAAAAGATGAGCAAATACAACAGTGTGGGATTGATTTAAAGGTTTGGAAAATATTTAAAATAGATGGAGAAGGCGTTATTGACTTCTCAAACGAAAAAAGAAAATTACCAAAATATATTGAGATATTCAACTCTGAAAAAGATGAATTTATAAAATTAGAGAGTGGAGTTTATATTGTGAAAATAGCTGATTATATAAAAATCCCCAATAATGTGGCGGGATTTACATTTCCAAGAAGTTCTTTATTGAGGATGGGAGCAACTATATACTCAGCAGTCCATGACCCTGGTTATGAGGGAAAGCCAGAATATTTATTGCAAGTTTTCAACCCAATAACTATTCATAAGTTTGCAAGAATTGCACAAATAGTTTTTTTGGAATGTAAAGATGTTAGTAGTGTTTATAACGGCATTTACAAGGGGAAATAA
- the glmU gene encoding bifunctional UDP-N-acetylglucosamine diphosphorylase/glucosamine-1-phosphate N-acetyltransferase GlmU — translation MDAIILCAGKGERLKPLTENRPKPMIPIAGKPILQHIIEKVEDLVDNIYIVVKYKKEKIIDYFKDYPKVKFLEQGEIEGTGEAVLTAKDYVSDEFLVINGDIIFEDDLRRFLKYKYAIAVKETKNPENFGVVVLDEENNIVEIQEKPKNPNSNLINAGIYKFDKKIFDLIEKTKISERGEREITDAIKQLIKEENVKGIKLEGYWNDVGRPWDVLEANKYLLNKINRDIKGKVEENVVIKGNVIIEENAIIKANSVIEGPAIIKKGSIIGPLAYIRPYTVLMENTFVGNSSEVKASIIMKNTKIPHLSYVGDSIIGENCNFGCNTITANLRFDDKPVKVNIKGKRVESVRKLGIIMGDNVKTGIQVSFMPGVKVGSNCWIGASCLIDRDIESNTFVYKKDELIFKKLNW, via the coding sequence ATGGACGCTATAATATTATGTGCAGGGAAAGGAGAAAGATTAAAACCCCTAACTGAAAATAGGCCAAAACCTATGATTCCAATAGCTGGTAAGCCAATTTTACAACACATAATTGAGAAAGTTGAGGATTTAGTAGATAACATTTACATAGTTGTTAAATATAAAAAAGAAAAAATTATTGATTACTTTAAAGATTATCCAAAAGTTAAGTTTTTAGAGCAAGGAGAGATAGAAGGGACAGGAGAAGCAGTTTTAACTGCCAAGGATTATGTGAGCGATGAGTTTTTAGTAATAAATGGAGATATAATATTTGAAGATGATTTAAGGAGATTTTTAAAATATAAATATGCCATTGCTGTTAAAGAAACAAAAAATCCTGAAAATTTTGGAGTTGTTGTCTTAGATGAAGAAAATAATATTGTAGAAATACAGGAAAAACCAAAAAATCCTAATTCAAATTTAATTAACGCTGGAATATATAAATTTGATAAAAAGATTTTTGATTTAATTGAAAAAACAAAAATTTCTGAAAGAGGGGAGAGAGAAATTACAGATGCTATAAAACAACTTATTAAAGAAGAAAATGTTAAAGGTATTAAATTAGAGGGATATTGGAACGATGTTGGAAGGCCATGGGATGTTTTAGAAGCAAATAAATATCTTTTAAATAAAATAAATAGAGATATAAAAGGAAAAGTTGAAGAAAATGTCGTCATTAAAGGAAATGTAATAATTGAAGAAAATGCTATTATAAAAGCAAATTCAGTTATTGAAGGTCCAGCAATTATTAAAAAAGGTTCTATAATTGGGCCGTTGGCATATATAAGACCATACACAGTTTTAATGGAAAATACTTTTGTTGGAAATTCCTCCGAAGTTAAGGCAAGCATAATAATGAAAAATACAAAAATTCCGCATCTCTCTTATGTTGGAGATAGTATTATAGGAGAAAATTGTAATTTTGGATGCAATACAATCACTGCAAATTTGAGATTTGATGATAAACCAGTTAAAGTAAATATAAAAGGTAAAAGGGTTGAGAGTGTAAGAAAATTGGGAATAATAATGGGAGATAATGTTAAGACAGGAATTCAAGTCTCTTTTATGCCAGGAGTTAAAGTTGGAAGCAATTGCTGGATTGGAGCAAGTTGTTTAATTGATAGAGATATAGAAAGTAATACTTTCGTATATAAAAAGGATGAGTTGATTTTTAAAAAATTAAATTGGTGA
- the glmM gene encoding phosphoglucosamine mutase, with protein sequence MGKLFGTSGIRMKNLSPKIAYKVGLAIAKKYKNVVIGRDTRTTGKLIETALSAGVLRGGGEITSIGVVPTPVLGFNARNYDVGVMITASHNPPEYNGIKLFNKNGLAFNKKEEDEIEEIIFKKDFNEVNWDEVGEIWKDNRGIKNYMDYILEKIEVNKKFNVIVDCANGSACLVSPYLFTDIGCHVISVNSHMDGRFIGRLPEPNEKNLKKTMDMIKGLNSDGNSYIGIAHDGDADRMVAIDEKGRLADFDKLLAAFSRYIVEKTGTKTIVTTVDASMVIDEYLKDLDVEVKRTKVGDVYVAQEMIKSSSIFGGEPSGTWIHGDIHLTPDGILSGLRILEMLEYYNKKLYEILDEIPSYINLREKIYCEDEKKEKVMNYVIENGEKIFKTPPETVDGARFNLPNGWILIRPSGTEPYIRIRVEAKNMSVSKNLLEKGIKLVKNGLSLT encoded by the coding sequence ATGGGTAAATTGTTTGGAACTTCTGGAATAAGGATGAAAAATTTATCCCCAAAAATTGCATATAAAGTGGGATTGGCAATAGCTAAGAAGTATAAAAATGTTGTTATTGGGAGAGATACACGAACTACTGGAAAGTTGATTGAAACTGCACTATCTGCTGGTGTTTTAAGAGGAGGAGGGGAGATAACATCTATTGGAGTAGTTCCTACTCCTGTATTAGGTTTTAATGCGAGAAATTATGATGTTGGAGTTATGATAACTGCCTCACATAATCCACCAGAATACAATGGAATAAAGCTTTTTAATAAAAATGGTTTAGCATTTAATAAAAAAGAAGAAGATGAAATTGAAGAAATTATATTCAAAAAAGATTTTAACGAGGTAAATTGGGATGAAGTGGGAGAAATATGGAAAGATAACAGAGGTATAAAAAATTATATGGACTACATCTTAGAAAAGATTGAAGTAAATAAAAAATTTAATGTAATTGTTGATTGTGCCAATGGCTCTGCCTGTTTAGTATCTCCTTATCTATTTACAGACATTGGTTGTCATGTAATATCAGTTAATAGCCATATGGATGGAAGATTTATTGGTAGATTACCAGAACCTAATGAAAAAAACCTTAAAAAAACTATGGATATGATTAAAGGATTAAATTCTGATGGAAATAGTTATATTGGAATTGCACACGATGGGGATGCAGATAGAATGGTAGCAATAGACGAAAAAGGAAGATTGGCAGATTTTGATAAATTATTAGCGGCATTTTCAAGATATATAGTTGAAAAAACTGGAACTAAAACTATCGTTACTACGGTAGATGCTTCAATGGTCATTGATGAGTATTTAAAGGATTTAGATGTTGAAGTAAAAAGAACTAAAGTAGGAGATGTTTATGTTGCTCAAGAAATGATTAAATCTTCATCTATCTTTGGTGGAGAACCTTCTGGAACTTGGATTCATGGGGATATACATTTAACTCCTGATGGAATTTTAAGCGGGTTAAGAATATTAGAGATGTTAGAATATTACAATAAGAAATTATACGAAATTTTGGATGAAATTCCTTCATATATAAATTTGAGAGAAAAAATTTACTGTGAAGATGAAAAAAAAGAAAAAGTAATGAATTATGTTATTGAAAATGGAGAAAAAATTTTTAAAACTCCCCCAGAAACTGTTGATGGAGCAAGGTTTAACTTGCCAAATGGTTGGATTTTAATAAGACCTTCTGGAACTGAGCCATATATTAGAATTAGAGTTGAAGCGAAAAATATGAGTGTATCTAAAAATTTATTAGAAAAAGGAATAAAATTAGTTAAAAATGGGCTTTCATTAACATAA